One genomic region from Vidua macroura isolate BioBank_ID:100142 chromosome 18, ASM2450914v1, whole genome shotgun sequence encodes:
- the ORAI1 gene encoding calcium release-activated calcium channel protein 1 isoform X2, giving the protein MVEVQLDPDHDYPQGLLIAFSACTTVLVAVHLFALMISTCILPNIEAVSNVHNLNSVKESPHERMHRHIELAWAFSTVIGTLLFLAEVVLLCWVKFLPLKKKTDNTPQSNSSTITSGQAAAIASTSIMVPFGLIFIVFAVHFYRSLVSHKTDRQFQELNELAEFARLQDQLDHRGDAVTSAVTNFV; this is encoded by the coding sequence ATGGTGGAAGTTCAGCTTGACCCAGACCACGACTATCCTCAGGGGCTCTTGATAGCCTTCAGTGCCTGCACTACTGTGCTTGTTGCAGTTCACCTTTTTGCACTCATGATAAGTACCTGCATCCTTCCAAACATAGAGGCTGTTAGCAATGTGCACAACCTCAACTCTGTCAAGGAATCTCCTCACGAGCGCATGCACCGGCACATTGAGCTCGCGTGGGCGTTTTCCACTGTCATTGGGACTTTGCTCTTTCTTGCAGAAGTGGTGTTACTATGCTGGGTGAAGTTCCTTcctttaaagaagaaaactgacaaCACCCCACAGAGCAACAGTTCTACCATCACATcaggacaggcagcagccaTTGCATCGACGTCCATTATGGTGCCCTTTGGACTGATTTTCATTGTGTTTGCAGTCCACTTCTACAGGTCACTGGTGAGCCACAAAACAGACAGGCAGTTTCAGGAACTCAATGAACTTGCTGAATTTGCACGGCTCCAGGATCAGCTGGATCACAGAGGTGATGCTGTCACCTCAGCCGTCACCAATTTTGTGTAA